The Gammaproteobacteria bacterium genome window below encodes:
- a CDS encoding trypsin-like serine protease: MKHLTIIVLLYLFATAGYAADLTCHWPTNQILNSIVPIESGENSHASGVVVSSNLVITAAHVLEDYYNTAVEINNAMYLASVLLVDKESDIALLSVSTENLYPIPLSKNDLYESQEVWAAGYPRAQSLHTSSGNFVSKKAEAIHTSAGIDSGESGGGLLSCEQGEFVLAGMLRGYGAYRTDQGLVRLEDYSISVAASDIRFTLDLSKLSHNEF; encoded by the coding sequence ATGAAGCACCTTACTATAATTGTTCTTTTATATTTATTTGCCACGGCAGGTTATGCTGCAGATCTCACTTGTCATTGGCCTACTAATCAAATTCTAAATTCTATTGTTCCTATCGAAAGCGGTGAGAACAGTCACGCTAGTGGCGTCGTTGTGTCAAGTAACTTAGTAATCACTGCAGCGCATGTTTTGGAAGATTACTATAATACCGCTGTAGAAATTAATAATGCGATGTATTTAGCATCAGTATTGTTGGTAGATAAAGAATCCGATATCGCATTACTATCCGTATCGACTGAAAATCTTTATCCAATTCCTTTAAGTAAGAATGACTTATATGAGAGCCAAGAAGTGTGGGCAGCTGGGTACCCACGTGCACAAAGTTTGCATACAAGTTCAGGCAACTTTGTTTCCAAAAAGGCTGAAGCGATTCATACCAGTGCAGGGATAGATTCGGGTGAATCAGGTGGTGGTTTGCTTAGTTGCGAGCAAGGTGAATTTGTCTTGGCAGGAATGTTGCGTGGGTATGGTGCATACCGTACCGATCAGGGTTTAGTAAGATTAGAAGATTATTCAATCTCTGTTGCAGCGAGTGATATTAGATTCACCTTAGATTTAAGTAAACTAAGTCATAACGAATTTTAA
- a CDS encoding TolC family outer membrane protein, with product MNYYRSFNIPLIHHVNYRYIGMQFPSKKTLNFPNFILLSTIYMLVLSFFNPAHAFSLMDVYMMAKQQDADIHAAESRYNAEILETPIARANVLPQASINANTTDVNQETDGSTFGVSGREVDFNDHGYTLSITQALYHHDYYVQLRQAKTSVARAGIDLDASYQELITRTADAYFNVLAEQDNVNFRISEKEAIERQLEQAKKRFEVGLIAITDVKEAQASYDLAVASEIEAQNAFEISKDSLEVIIAERASELNSLSDRMQLITPVPNDVDEWINKALNENLTLLSSEHTRKIAQQEVKLQQSQHYPKLDIVATHTDTDTGGLSGNRESEDSRIGLELSFPIFEGGRTHYRTKQARYRAELSTNEHEKIRRETIKNTRDAYLNVISGVSRVKALARALESTEAAARAAEAGFQVGTRTSVDVLLALRETFRAKRDYSRARYDYLLNTLNLKQAVGTLSVDDLVQIDGWLN from the coding sequence ATGAATTACTACCGATCATTCAATATTCCCTTAATACATCACGTAAATTACAGATACATAGGCATGCAATTTCCAAGTAAAAAGACTCTTAATTTCCCTAATTTCATTCTGCTCAGCACAATATATATGCTGGTATTGTCGTTTTTTAACCCAGCACATGCATTCAGCCTAATGGATGTATACATGATGGCAAAACAACAAGATGCTGATATTCATGCTGCTGAATCGCGATACAACGCTGAAATACTAGAAACACCCATCGCACGCGCCAATGTATTACCACAAGCCAGTATTAATGCCAATACAACAGATGTTAACCAAGAAACCGATGGCTCAACATTTGGTGTATCTGGCAGAGAAGTAGATTTTAATGATCACGGCTACACGTTAAGCATCACCCAAGCGCTTTACCATCATGATTACTATGTTCAATTACGCCAGGCGAAAACGTCAGTAGCAAGAGCTGGCATTGATTTAGACGCCTCATATCAAGAACTAATAACACGAACAGCGGATGCATACTTTAACGTTCTAGCCGAACAAGATAATGTAAATTTTCGAATATCTGAAAAAGAAGCCATTGAACGTCAACTTGAACAAGCTAAAAAGCGATTTGAAGTTGGACTTATTGCCATTACCGACGTTAAGGAAGCTCAAGCATCTTATGATCTAGCGGTAGCCAGTGAAATCGAAGCCCAAAATGCATTTGAGATATCTAAAGATTCGCTGGAAGTCATTATTGCTGAACGTGCCAGCGAACTAAATTCTTTGTCTGATCGTATGCAATTAATTACCCCTGTCCCTAATGATGTTGATGAATGGATCAACAAAGCTTTGAATGAAAATTTAACTTTACTATCCAGTGAACACACAAGAAAAATTGCGCAACAAGAAGTAAAGTTACAACAATCTCAGCACTATCCAAAACTTGATATTGTCGCTACGCACACGGACACAGACACTGGCGGATTATCAGGGAATCGAGAATCTGAAGATTCACGTATAGGTCTTGAATTAAGCTTCCCTATATTTGAGGGCGGCCGCACACACTATCGCACCAAACAAGCACGCTACAGAGCAGAGCTCTCAACAAACGAGCATGAAAAAATACGCAGAGAAACCATAAAAAACACACGTGACGCGTACTTAAATGTCATTTCTGGCGTCAGTCGAGTAAAAGCGCTTGCACGAGCGCTTGAATCCACAGAAGCAGCAGCTCGCGCTGCAGAAGCAGGCTTTCAAGTAGGCACCAGAACATCGGTAGACGTCTTGCTAGCTCTACGAGAAACATTCCGTGCTAAACGTGATTATTCACGCGCACGCTATGATTATTTATTAAATACATTGAATTTAAAACAGGCTGTAGGTACTCTTAGTGTTGATGATTTAGTTCAGATTGATGGTTGGCTAAATTAA
- a CDS encoding sulfurtransferase, translating to MFKEFSPQQLQDHLEQVSKQPILLDVREPWEFERCYIKNSKLIPMRQVPSALREFDIDEEIVVICHHGIRSRAVANYLAQQNYSKVINLSTGIDGWARDIDTTMPIY from the coding sequence ATGTTTAAGGAGTTCAGCCCCCAACAATTACAGGATCATCTCGAACAAGTAAGCAAACAACCGATCTTATTAGATGTAAGAGAGCCTTGGGAGTTTGAACGTTGTTATATAAAAAATTCAAAGTTAATTCCTATGAGGCAAGTACCCAGTGCATTACGTGAATTTGATATAGATGAAGAGATTGTTGTGATATGCCATCATGGAATACGCAGTCGTGCGGTAGCAAACTATTTAGCTCAGCAAAATTATTCAAAAGTGATTAATCTATCGACAGGTATTGACGGTTGGGCACGAGATATAGATACCACCATGCCCATCTACTAA
- a CDS encoding cation diffusion facilitator family transporter — MSASGHSSSLKAIFFAFGANLAIALMKTAAAIYTNSGSMLAEAIHSYADTGNQVLLYLGLKQSQKQPDEKHPLGYGKNSYFWSFVVAVLLFSVGGLFSIYEGWHKLQHPEALNQAWIGLLVLGVAIIIEIISLLGCLSAINDVRGEKSLANWLKHTRNAELVVVLGEDSAAILGLIIAFVFVGISVLTDNPIYDAIGSICIGIVLIIVSIFVAWRIKALIIGASAEPEVREIINQIIQQDKNVEQLFNVITIQFGSRIMLAAKIKLPDAMPTKESVENINALEKKIKAQLRDVGWCFIELDSKD; from the coding sequence ATGAGCGCTTCAGGTCATTCATCTTCATTAAAAGCTATTTTCTTTGCGTTCGGTGCTAACTTAGCGATTGCATTAATGAAAACTGCGGCAGCGATTTATACTAACTCGGGTAGCATGTTGGCGGAGGCAATACATTCATATGCTGATACCGGCAATCAAGTTTTACTTTATTTGGGTTTAAAGCAATCTCAAAAGCAGCCAGATGAAAAACACCCGCTTGGTTATGGTAAAAATAGCTACTTCTGGAGTTTTGTTGTTGCCGTATTGTTGTTCAGTGTAGGTGGATTGTTTTCTATATACGAAGGATGGCATAAATTGCAACATCCTGAGGCGCTAAATCAAGCGTGGATCGGCTTGCTTGTTTTAGGTGTAGCTATAATTATAGAAATAATTAGTTTATTAGGTTGCTTGAGTGCAATTAACGATGTTCGTGGTGAAAAGTCATTAGCTAATTGGCTAAAGCATACGCGTAATGCTGAGTTAGTGGTTGTCCTTGGAGAAGATAGTGCTGCAATCTTAGGTTTAATTATTGCTTTTGTGTTTGTGGGCATTAGTGTACTCACGGATAACCCTATCTATGATGCAATAGGTTCTATCTGTATTGGCATTGTATTGATCATAGTTTCAATATTCGTAGCATGGCGCATTAAAGCATTAATTATAGGCGCGTCGGCCGAGCCTGAAGTCAGAGAAATAATTAATCAAATTATCCAACAAGATAAAAATGTCGAGCAGCTGTTTAATGTAATCACTATTCAGTTTGGTTCAAGGATTATGTTGGCAGCAAAAATTAAATTACCTGATGCCATGCCTACAAAAGAATCAGTTGAAAATATTAATGCGTTAGAGAAAAAAATTAAAGCACAGCTGCGTGATGTGGGTTGGTGTTTTATAGAGCTAGATAGCAAAGATTAA
- a CDS encoding GNAT family N-acetyltransferase: MSDLVVSWAAINDFLEIAELDRISWLHNRNSEFIPDGEHVWRHWVEHGYVCVAKQNQEIAGVALSFASTRPKFHFLHKVFLAKSYTGQGVGRKLLKVLCEKYDENKISVQLTTDTNNMAMQCLAERMGFSEKELVKGYYRENEDRWVYTRVPG; the protein is encoded by the coding sequence ATGTCTGATCTTGTAGTGAGTTGGGCAGCTATTAACGATTTTCTAGAAATAGCAGAGTTAGATAGAATCTCCTGGTTGCATAATAGAAATTCGGAATTTATTCCTGATGGCGAGCATGTGTGGAGGCATTGGGTGGAGCATGGTTATGTTTGTGTGGCAAAACAGAATCAAGAAATAGCAGGGGTTGCACTTTCATTTGCATCTACACGACCTAAATTTCATTTTTTACATAAAGTATTTTTGGCAAAAAGTTATACCGGCCAAGGTGTTGGTAGAAAACTGCTGAAAGTACTATGTGAAAAATATGATGAAAATAAAATTTCAGTTCAATTAACAACAGATACGAATAATATGGCCATGCAATGCTTAGCAGAAAGAATGGGATTTTCTGAGAAGGAATTAGTTAAAGGTTACTATCGAGAAAATGAAGATAGGTGGGTGTATACAAGGGTGCCTGGTTAA
- the waaF gene encoding lipopolysaccharide heptosyltransferase II, with product MVMVQSLFIALKRQNPGNIIDVVAPAWSAPVLARMPEVRQVIKVNLQHGKLQIAERYRIGKSLRGEYDRAIILPRTFKSALIPYFAKIPKRIAYRGEMRYGVVNEMRELDTELTYKAVEKYLHLAADPEKIKQAPQIYYPQLMVDEKKRHQTAKKVGVDELTPSIAFMPGAEFGPSKQWPGKYFGELAIRFKQQGYNVYVYGSQKDNPIGEEIAQASNGDAVNLCGQTNLEEAIDLLSLVKVAVTNDSGLMHIAAAVGSPVVAIYGAITPKYTPPLTDKKEIQYLGLECSPCWKKQCPFGHYNCLNNIEVDKVYESAQRLLEKEVATIKT from the coding sequence ATGGTGATGGTTCAGAGTTTATTCATTGCTCTGAAACGCCAAAATCCAGGCAACATCATTGATGTGGTAGCGCCCGCATGGTCAGCACCCGTACTTGCGCGGATGCCAGAAGTGCGCCAGGTTATAAAAGTGAATCTCCAGCACGGTAAGCTACAAATTGCTGAGCGTTATCGAATAGGCAAAAGCTTGCGAGGTGAATATGATCGGGCGATTATTCTGCCGCGTACCTTTAAGTCTGCATTAATTCCATATTTTGCCAAAATCCCAAAACGCATCGCCTATCGAGGGGAAATGCGCTACGGGGTTGTAAATGAAATGCGAGAGCTTGATACAGAATTAACCTATAAAGCTGTGGAAAAATATCTGCATCTGGCAGCCGATCCAGAAAAAATAAAACAGGCTCCGCAAATCTACTATCCTCAACTTATGGTGGACGAGAAAAAACGTCACCAAACTGCAAAAAAAGTAGGAGTTGATGAGTTAACTCCTTCGATAGCATTCATGCCTGGTGCTGAATTTGGACCATCTAAACAATGGCCAGGAAAATATTTTGGTGAGCTTGCTATTCGATTTAAGCAACAAGGTTATAACGTGTATGTTTATGGTTCTCAAAAAGATAATCCAATTGGCGAAGAAATTGCTCAAGCTTCAAATGGCGATGCAGTTAATTTGTGCGGACAAACTAATCTAGAAGAAGCTATTGATTTACTTTCACTGGTAAAAGTGGCAGTTACAAATGATTCTGGCTTAATGCATATAGCAGCAGCAGTAGGCAGTCCAGTGGTCGCTATCTATGGCGCGATAACACCTAAGTACACACCGCCATTAACAGATAAGAAAGAAATTCAATACTTAGGTTTAGAGTGCAGTCCTTGCTGGAAGAAGCAATGCCCTTTCGGGCATTACAACTGTTTGAATAATATCGAAGTTGATAAAGTCTACGAAAGTGCGCAGAGATTATTAGAGAAAGAAGTCGCCACGATCAAAACTTGA
- the thiC gene encoding phosphomethylpyrimidine synthase ThiC: MSANAESIQSKTAQLSEELTQAFSGSKKIFVQGSRDDLKVGMRAVSCASTSASFGEEVNPPITVYDTSGPYSETDVNIDLLKGLPSLRSKWVEERNDTELLLGPSSEFGHARQEDPKTAHLRFAHYHAPRRAKVGKNVTQMHYARQGIVTPEMEYIAIREDMRLQEHRKDPRYKKILKQHKGVNFGANIPEQITPEFVRDEVASGRAIIPNNINHPESEPMIIGRNFLVKINTNLGNSAVTSSIEEEVEKMVWAVRWGGDTVMDLSTGKHIHETREWIIRNSPVPIGTVPIYQALEKVNGKAEDLTWEMFRDTLIEQAEQGVDYFTIHAGVRLAYVPMTADRVTGIVSRGGSIMAKWCLAHHQENFLYTHFSEICEIMQAYDVAFSLGDGLRPGSIADANDEAQFAELETLGELTKIAWEHDVQVMIEGPGHIPLQMIKENVEKELEDCFEAPFYTLGPLITDIAPGYDHITSAIGAANIGWYGTAMLCYVTPKEHLGLPNKQDVRDGVITYKIAAHAADLAKGHPGAQIRDNALSKARFEFRWDDQFNLSLDPDHARELHDETLPKDSAKVAHFCSMCGPHFCSMKITQDVREYAAKQGIEAIPVAIEQGLKEKSQEFKNAGVEIYQKV, translated from the coding sequence ATGAGCGCAAATGCTGAAAGCATTCAAAGTAAAACAGCCCAATTATCAGAAGAGCTTACACAAGCTTTTTCTGGCTCAAAAAAGATATTTGTACAAGGATCTCGCGACGATCTTAAGGTAGGTATGCGAGCAGTTTCATGTGCAAGCACCTCCGCAAGTTTTGGTGAAGAAGTAAATCCCCCGATAACGGTTTATGACACATCGGGTCCATATTCAGAAACAGATGTGAATATTGACTTGTTAAAAGGACTTCCGTCCTTAAGAAGCAAATGGGTTGAGGAGCGCAATGATACAGAACTCTTATTAGGTCCTTCTTCTGAATTTGGCCACGCTAGACAAGAAGACCCAAAAACTGCGCATTTACGTTTCGCTCATTATCATGCGCCACGTCGTGCAAAGGTGGGCAAAAATGTAACGCAAATGCATTATGCAAGGCAAGGTATTGTCACGCCTGAGATGGAATATATTGCAATTCGCGAAGACATGCGTTTGCAAGAACATCGAAAAGATCCACGTTATAAAAAAATATTAAAACAACACAAGGGGGTCAATTTCGGTGCAAACATTCCGGAACAAATTACACCTGAATTTGTGCGCGATGAGGTGGCAAGTGGTCGCGCTATCATTCCAAATAATATAAACCACCCTGAATCAGAACCGATGATTATCGGTAGAAATTTTCTAGTTAAAATTAATACTAATTTAGGAAATTCAGCGGTAACTTCTTCTATTGAAGAAGAAGTTGAGAAGATGGTTTGGGCAGTACGCTGGGGTGGCGACACCGTAATGGATTTGTCTACCGGCAAACATATTCATGAAACTCGAGAATGGATTATCCGTAATTCCCCTGTGCCGATTGGTACGGTACCCATTTATCAAGCTTTGGAAAAAGTAAATGGAAAAGCGGAAGACTTAACCTGGGAAATGTTTAGAGACACGTTAATTGAGCAAGCCGAGCAAGGTGTGGATTACTTTACGATCCATGCTGGTGTGCGTTTGGCGTATGTGCCGATGACGGCAGATCGCGTAACCGGTATTGTTTCGCGAGGTGGGTCCATAATGGCGAAGTGGTGTTTAGCACATCACCAAGAAAATTTTTTATACACGCACTTCAGTGAAATCTGTGAAATCATGCAAGCCTATGATGTGGCTTTTTCATTAGGAGATGGTTTGCGTCCAGGATCCATAGCCGATGCAAATGATGAAGCTCAATTTGCAGAATTAGAAACGTTGGGTGAGCTAACAAAAATAGCTTGGGAGCATGATGTTCAAGTCATGATTGAGGGGCCGGGGCATATTCCTTTGCAAATGATCAAAGAAAATGTAGAAAAAGAATTAGAAGATTGTTTTGAGGCGCCTTTCTATACGCTTGGACCACTGATAACCGATATTGCACCTGGGTATGATCATATAACCTCAGCCATTGGTGCTGCGAATATAGGGTGGTATGGCACGGCTATGCTTTGTTATGTAACACCTAAAGAGCACTTAGGGTTACCTAACAAACAAGATGTTCGAGATGGAGTTATTACCTACAAGATTGCCGCACATGCAGCAGATTTAGCCAAGGGTCATCCAGGTGCGCAAATTAGAGACAATGCGCTCTCAAAGGCGCGATTTGAATTTCGTTGGGATGATCAATTCAATTTAAGTTTAGATCCTGACCATGCGCGTGAACTACATGATGAAACATTGCCAAAAGATTCTGCCAAAGTGGCGCATTTTTGTTCAATGTGTGGGCCACATTTTTGTTCCATGAAGATTACTCAAGATGTGCGTGAATATGCGGCTAAGCAAGGCATTGAAGCGATTCCAGTTGCAATAGAGCAGGGTTTGAAAGAAAAATCGCAAGAATTTAAAAATGCTGGTGTTGAGATCTATCAAAAAGTATAA
- a CDS encoding cation diffusion facilitator family transporter gives MAGSSKKVIFAALIGNAIISIMKFAAAVFTGSSAMFSEGIHSLVDTGNQVLLLFGLRQAKKPADKRYPFGHGKEVYFWSFVVAILIFAVGSGLSIVKGLEHIKHPQVITDPIVNYAVLTFALIVEGWVFYIAIKEFNKVKGSKDYLQAIQQGKDPGLFVVLLEDAAATLGLIVAMIGIAISQLTGNYIYDGVASVGIGIILAFVAALLAYETKGLLIGESADDEVVDGIREMVDGFTGVERVNEVLTMHMGPEYILVNLSVEFNDDIHTEQMESVIAHIDKNIKQSFVNVKRVFIEAESWKFTH, from the coding sequence ATGGCAGGTTCTTCTAAAAAGGTAATTTTTGCAGCGCTGATCGGTAATGCAATTATTTCAATAATGAAGTTTGCTGCAGCAGTATTTACAGGTAGCTCTGCTATGTTCTCTGAGGGTATTCACTCATTGGTGGATACTGGCAATCAAGTCTTACTTCTATTCGGCTTAAGGCAGGCAAAGAAACCTGCTGACAAACGATATCCATTCGGACATGGAAAAGAAGTGTATTTTTGGAGCTTTGTGGTTGCGATTCTAATTTTCGCGGTCGGTTCAGGCTTGTCTATTGTTAAAGGCCTGGAGCATATTAAGCATCCTCAAGTTATCACTGATCCAATTGTAAACTATGCCGTATTAACTTTTGCTTTAATTGTAGAGGGGTGGGTTTTTTACATAGCAATTAAAGAATTCAACAAAGTAAAAGGCTCCAAAGATTATTTGCAAGCCATTCAACAAGGAAAGGATCCTGGTTTATTTGTAGTTCTTCTTGAAGATGCTGCTGCAACTTTAGGTCTTATTGTAGCAATGATTGGTATCGCAATCAGTCAACTTACTGGCAACTATATTTATGACGGTGTTGCTTCGGTTGGTATAGGAATAATTTTAGCGTTTGTGGCGGCATTGTTAGCTTATGAAACTAAAGGTTTGCTTATCGGGGAGAGTGCAGATGATGAGGTCGTGGATGGAATACGAGAAATGGTTGACGGATTCACAGGTGTAGAGCGCGTTAACGAAGTGCTTACCATGCATATGGGGCCTGAATATATATTGGTTAATCTAAGCGTTGAGTTTAATGATGATATTCATACAGAACAAATGGAATCTGTTATTGCGCATATTGATAAAAATATTAAACAAAGCTTTGTAAATGTTAAGCGCGTGTTTATCGAAGCAGAGTCGTGGAAGTTTACGCATTAG
- a CDS encoding 3-deoxy-D-manno-octulosonic acid kinase — MKDIEVNYEGDDIVAYNKLLFERFPQALFDPDFLESNSLLSINNAELQHGRGGIYGFEYNEINLVLRHYRRGGVPAIFIDDKYLWMTLAKTRAMQEMEILLTMHGAGLPVPIPAAAHIHRNGLTYQADIITVLIPNAKTLSSLLVEDSVSSEEWQRMGQIIKKFHHYNCHHADLNAHNIMLDQQKEIYLIDFDRSIIKASSEKWKMQNLGRLKRSLEKLANSNKDFHYHPTDFSSLMQGYAD, encoded by the coding sequence ATGAAAGATATTGAAGTCAACTATGAGGGTGATGATATCGTTGCCTACAATAAATTACTATTCGAAAGGTTTCCGCAAGCGTTATTTGACCCTGATTTCCTAGAATCTAATTCGCTACTAAGTATTAACAATGCAGAATTGCAGCATGGCAGAGGGGGTATTTATGGTTTTGAATATAATGAAATAAACTTAGTATTGCGTCATTATCGGCGTGGTGGTGTTCCCGCTATATTCATTGATGATAAGTACTTATGGATGACCTTGGCTAAAACCAGAGCCATGCAGGAAATGGAAATATTGTTAACAATGCATGGAGCTGGGCTTCCTGTGCCAATACCTGCGGCAGCGCATATCCATAGAAATGGATTAACGTATCAAGCAGACATCATCACAGTTTTGATACCCAATGCAAAAACACTTAGTTCCCTGCTTGTGGAAGATTCTGTTTCTAGTGAGGAATGGCAGAGAATGGGTCAGATTATCAAAAAATTTCACCATTATAATTGTCATCATGCGGATTTAAATGCACATAATATTATGCTGGATCAGCAAAAAGAGATTTACCTGATCGATTTTGATAGATCGATTATTAAGGCTTCATCAGAAAAATGGAAGATGCAAAATCTAGGCCGACTCAAGCGCTCGCTAGAGAAATTAGCGAATAGCAATAAAGATTTTCATTACCATCCAACAGACTTCTCATCACTAATGCAAGGTTATGCAGATTAA
- a CDS encoding methyltransferase domain-containing protein, which produces MDIEQARFNMIEQQIRPWDVLDVDVLKVIEDTPRELYVPTQHQKLAFSDLEIPLNHDQFMMSPKLEARMLQALQLQADNNVLEIGTGTGFVTACLAKLSNHVDTIELYEDLSAHAQTTLHQQKITNICFKTGDILDKSFFSSHINKKYDVIAITASMPIYNDMFEDFLTENGRMFVVTDNAPVMHAKIITRIDNHGFTYTNLFETNLQPLIGLQAAQVFEL; this is translated from the coding sequence ATGGATATAGAGCAAGCAAGATTCAACATGATTGAACAGCAAATACGTCCTTGGGATGTATTAGATGTTGATGTTTTGAAGGTTATCGAAGATACACCACGAGAATTGTATGTGCCCACTCAACATCAAAAACTAGCTTTTTCTGATCTTGAGATTCCTCTCAATCATGATCAATTCATGATGTCGCCCAAATTAGAAGCAAGGATGCTACAAGCATTGCAATTACAAGCAGATAACAATGTTCTAGAGATCGGTACAGGAACTGGATTTGTTACGGCTTGCCTAGCAAAGCTCAGTAATCATGTTGACACGATAGAACTATACGAAGATCTAAGCGCACATGCCCAAACAACGTTACACCAACAAAAAATAACAAACATTTGTTTTAAAACGGGTGACATTTTGGATAAAAGTTTTTTTAGCAGCCATATTAATAAAAAATATGATGTCATCGCTATTACCGCTTCAATGCCTATTTATAACGATATGTTTGAAGACTTTTTGACCGAAAATGGGCGCATGTTTGTAGTGACTGACAACGCACCGGTCATGCATGCAAAAATTATTACTCGCATCGATAATCATGGTTTTACCTATACAAATCTTTTTGAAACTAATCTGCAGCCCTTAATAGGCTTACAGGCAGCACAGGTATTTGAGCTGTAA
- a CDS encoding radical SAM protein codes for MEKIHTESGEVLMTLSPLIDFTKHNFEEKQDSTPLHVKTVSHEVVKQTELSPIHDFMGKLRQPEVLGKLKEYVEWQVQWREGYANNSMTLDEALEMAPISAPISINLDATTVCNYKCDHCVDMDILNKNIHYEHEKLKNSLTYLAEKGLRSVIIIGGGEPTAYKGFEDIVRHLKSMGIQIGVVTNGSLMKKVEAVAEVLDERDWVRLSLDSGTNETFRAMHKPGSKKVTLEWICSHIPHIKKVNPKFKIGFSFIIVWKDCETNDTKIIENVDEMLAAAKMAKDHQFDYISFKPFLTRAEANNAEVIGIDKEQEHVESIMKKIRASVTESMQLEDDNFAVIESTNLRVLENGTYMNYTEQPHNCHMQYFRQVLSPLGVFNCPVYRHVPQALLGEKHAYDTQAGVIETQKNTLRLIEAFDATEECKDVTCLYNHANWFIEDLINHPEKLDSLDSSFDRGDFFL; via the coding sequence ATGGAAAAAATACATACTGAAAGCGGCGAAGTGTTAATGACTCTTTCACCCCTCATTGATTTTACTAAGCATAACTTTGAGGAAAAACAAGATTCTACTCCACTTCATGTGAAGACTGTTTCACACGAAGTCGTTAAGCAGACTGAGCTGTCCCCCATTCATGACTTCATGGGCAAGCTACGCCAACCGGAAGTGCTTGGTAAATTAAAAGAATACGTCGAATGGCAAGTACAATGGCGCGAAGGTTACGCTAATAACTCTATGACGCTTGATGAAGCCTTAGAAATGGCACCTATCAGCGCACCTATTTCTATTAACTTAGACGCTACCACCGTATGCAATTACAAATGTGATCACTGCGTGGACATGGATATTCTAAATAAAAATATTCACTACGAGCATGAGAAATTAAAAAACTCACTCACTTATCTAGCAGAAAAAGGCCTACGCTCTGTAATCATTATTGGCGGCGGCGAACCCACGGCTTACAAGGGCTTTGAAGATATTGTTCGCCATTTAAAGTCAATGGGCATTCAGATTGGTGTGGTAACCAATGGCAGCTTGATGAAGAAAGTTGAAGCAGTTGCCGAAGTGCTAGATGAACGTGATTGGGTGCGACTATCTTTAGATTCTGGAACCAATGAAACCTTTCGCGCAATGCATAAGCCTGGCAGCAAGAAAGTTACTCTAGAATGGATTTGTAGCCATATTCCTCATATCAAAAAGGTTAACCCAAAATTTAAAATTGGTTTTAGTTTCATTATTGTATGGAAAGACTGCGAAACCAACGATACAAAAATCATCGAAAACGTTGATGAGATGCTTGCTGCCGCCAAAATGGCGAAAGACCATCAATTCGATTACATCTCTTTCAAGCCTTTCTTAACGCGCGCAGAGGCAAACAACGCAGAAGTTATCGGCATTGATAAAGAACAAGAGCATGTTGAATCAATCATGAAAAAAATTCGTGCTTCAGTTACAGAATCTATGCAATTAGAAGACGATAACTTTGCCGTGATTGAAAGCACAAATTTACGTGTGTTAGAAAATGGCACCTACATGAACTACACTGAACAGCCACATAACTGTCATATGCAGTATTTCAGACAAGTACTAAGCCCACTTGGTGTATTCAATTGCCCAGTATATCGCCATGTACCACAAGCTTTATTAGGTGAAAAACATGCTTACGATACACAAGCTGGTGTTATCGAAACACAAAAAAATACATTGCGCCTTATTGAAGCTTTTGATGCTACAGAAGAATGCAAAGATGTGACCTGTTTATATAATCATGCAAACTGGTTTATTGAGGATTTAATCAATCATCCTGAAAAACTAGACTCATTAGATTCAAGTTTTGATCGTGGCGACTTCTTTCTCTAA